One region of Oryza sativa Japonica Group chromosome 10, ASM3414082v1 genomic DNA includes:
- the LOC4349389 gene encoding phosphatidylglycerophosphate phosphatase PTPMT1 produces the protein MRIEELPGDSGGGGGDGGGGGGGGALLQLRRGAAAAAAAVEEEGGVVMRVAFDAKRAAVGVGARMLFYPTLVYNVVRNRFEPHFHWWDQVDEHVLLGAVPFPSDVLRLKELGVCGVVTLNESYERLVPRCLYEAHGIENLVLPTRDYLYAPSFENLCRAADFIHRNALCGKLTYVHCKAGRGRSTTVVLCYLVQYKQMTPAEAYEHVRLRRPRVLLASAQRQAVEQFYQLRVKKSGKSICLDSPIMKPPLFLATRNLIAFDEKTFVMVSKSDLEGYDADTLAVNVGSGLWEISLVYRVQFASQAAFAGFSYLWVRCRAPRKNKEALPVPESNNSVGSESCSLEAEQLAKPHPCLLQGVMVNP, from the exons ATGCGGATCGAGGAGCTTCCGGGTGATtccggcggaggaggtggggatggtggtggtggtggtggcggcggggcgctgctgcagctgcgtcgtggggcggcggcggcggcggcggcggtggaggaggagggtggggtGGTGATGCGTGTGGCTTTCGACGCGAagcgcgcggcggtgggcgtCGGCGCGCGGATGCTGTTCTACCCGACGCTGGTGTACAACGTCGTCAGGAACCGATTCGAGCCGCACTTCCACTGGTGGGATCAGGTCGACGAG CATGTTCTGCTCGGTGCTGTTCCTTTCCCCAGCGATGTTCTACGGCTGAAGGAGCTTGGAGTTTGCGGTGTTGTGACACTGAATGAATCCTACGAGAGGCTGGTTCCCAGGTGCCTGTATGAG gcTCATGGAATTGAAAACCTGGTGTTACCAACTAGAGATTATCTTTATGCACCATCATTTGAGAACCTTTGCCGGGCTGCTGACTTCATCCACA GAAATGCTTTGTGTGGGAAGTTGACATATGTTCACTGCAAAGCTGGACGTGGACGGAGCACAACAGTTGTTCTTTGCTACTTG GTGCAATACAAACAAATGACTCCGGCTGAAGCTTATGAACATGTTCGCTTGCGCAGGCCAAGGGTGCTATTAGCTTCTGCACAGCGGCAG GCTGTTGAGCAATTCTACCAGCTTAGGGTGAAGAAATCTGGGAAATCCATTTGCCTGGACAGCCCAATAATGAAACCACCGCTGTTCCTTGCCACTCGCAACCTCATTGCATTTGACGAGAAGACATTCGTCATGGTTTCCAAATCGGACCTCGAAGGGTATGATGCGGATACCTTGGCCGTTAACGTGGGCAGTGGCTTGTGGGAGATAAGCCTAGTATACCGCGTGCAGTTTGCGAGCCAGGCGGCCTTTGCAGGGTTCTCATACCTGTGGGTACGATGCCGTGCCCCCCGTAAGAACAAGGAGGCACTCCCTGTCCCTGAGAGTAACAATAGCGTGGGGAGCGAGAGCTGCTCCCTTGAGGCAGAGCAACTCGCCAAACCTCACCCATGTTTGCTTCAAGGTGTCATGGTTAATCCATGA
- the LOC4349390 gene encoding cell wall protein RBR3 translates to MAVAQASLLQSFPFRAAVFAACVLLLPLVPSPQAPAAGGDGGGGGGRGEAFLAKVWELLHLLVVGIAVSYGLFSRRNNAGRRGDEKDAAAQAKADSAGYVSQMIHDSLVFDDGGGDVALDSPGGNRVRSWSAMHHPDEPVVVVATGGAGGGRSHAVEAAQQAPPLSLPVRTLKPQGESSSSAGYGDGGEPWAARPRRISQDTPGGGGGGHETVLPSPIPWRSRSGRFDASAPSPPSPSPKRLSPASSLSKETLAKASEDYSSRRRSPYKSSPPAPPPPPPPFLVHGYHPPAAERRTAAKSFKEELQEQTSHSFTTSEFSRSSSNSSSAKPRISIDSSSSSSSYYPVAKSVRTIRGGRESLQSQSQEQPDVAVAGDAPALLHGSDSDDPYGGYRAYQSIPRFQYERGSSDPILGNVTVSSESSDDDDSDVDGDGELSTRGNSPRRESSPEVDENEVDKKAEEFIARFREQIRLQRIESIKKSAGPRGVKHGK, encoded by the coding sequence atgGCGGTGGCGCAGGCGTCGCTGCTGCAGAGCTTCCCGTTCAGGGCGGCGGTGTTCGCGGCGTGCGTACTGCTGCTCCCCCTCGTGCCGTCGCCgcaggcgccggcggcggggggagatggtggcggcggcggcggccgtggggaGGCGTTTCTTGCCAAGGTGTGGGAGCTGCTCCACCTGCTCGTCGTCGGGATCGCCGTGTCGTACGGGCTGTTCAGCCGCCGGAACAACGCCGGGAGGCGGGGCGACGAGAAGGATGCCGCGGCGCAGGCGAAGGCGGACTCCGCCGGGTACGTGTCGCAGATGATCCACGACTCGCTGGTGttcgacgacggtggcggcgacgtggcgctCGACAGCCCGGGTGGCAACAGGGTGCGGTCGTGGAGCGCGATGCACCACCCCGACGAgcctgtggtggtggtggcgaccggcggcgcaggaggcggccggagccacgccgtggaggcggcgcagcaggcgccgccgctgtcgctgccCGTAAGAACACTGAAGCCGCAGGGCGAGTCGTCCTCCAGCGCGggctacggcgacggcggcgagccgtgggcggcgcggccgcgcagGATCTCACAGGACAcgcccggcggaggcggcggcggccatgaaaCCGTGCTCCCTTCGCCGATCCCGTGGCGGTCACGGTCGGGGAGGTTCGACGCGTCGGCGCCGAGccccccttcgccgtcgccgaagagGCTCTCCCCGGCGTCGTCCCTGTCCAAGGAGACACTAGCCAAGGCCAGTGAGGACTACTCCTCCAGGCGGAGGAGCCCGTACAAGTCAtccccaccggcgccgcctccgccgccacctccgttCCTCGTCCACGGCTACCATCCGCCGGCGGCCGAACGCCGCACGGCGGCGAAGAGCTTCAAGGAGGAGCTGCAGGAGCAAACCTCCCACAGCTTCACTACCTCCGAATTCAGCCGTAGCAGCAGCAACTCCTCGTCGGCGAAGCCAAGAATCTCCATAgatagctcctcctcctcctcgtcgtacTACCCAGTTGCCAAATCGGTGAGAACAatcagaggaggaagagaatcACTCCAGAGCCAGAGCCAAGAACAacccgacgtcgccgtcgccggcgacgcgccggCTCTTCTTCACGGATCGGATTCAGACGATCCGTACGGTGGCTACAGGGCGTACCAATCCATTCCCAGGTTCCAGTACGAGAGAGGCAGCAGCGACCCCATCCTGGGCAACGTGACGGTGTCCTCGGagagcagcgacgacgacgacagcgacgtcgacggcgacggcgagctctcGACGAGGGGGAACTCGCCGAGGAGGGAGTCGTCGCCGGAGGTGGACGAGAACGAGGTGGACAAGAAGGCGGAGGAGTTCATCGCCAGGTTCAGGGAGCAGATCAGGCTGCAGAGAATCGAGTCGATAAAGAAATCCGCGGGGCCGCGTGGTGTCAAGCACGGCAAGtag
- the MYBS2 gene encoding transcription factor MYBS2, translating into MEQHEEAAERKPSPPVIFRLFGVEVRGGGGGVDEEEYEEEEVEGGLFIKKSSSMPNLTSIDPLPVPADGGKRRASDDSELASGQQKRRRRKVQERKKGVPWTEEEHKKFLEGLRQLGKGDWRGISKNFVTSRTATQVASHAQKYFLRQTNPGKKKRRASLFDVVAECSDDQLPSPQSVGTKPPTQDIIHTDRGDVPILSYPVARGFRGDSVQVDELTEYVKRLKAAEDMSLSMISGLEMASSSISSLELSIAPPHCAIEAAIKVL; encoded by the exons ATGGAGCAGCATGAGGAGGCAGCGGAGAGGAAGCCTTCGCCGCCGGTGATATTCCGGCTGTTCGGCGTCGaggtccgcggcggcggcggcggagttgaCGAGGAGGagtacgaggaggaggaggtggagggtggATTGTTCATCAAGAAGAGCTCCAGTATGCCCAACCTCACCTCCATCGACCCGCTGCCGGtgccggccgacggcggcaaaCGGCGCGCCTCCGACGACTCCGAGCTCGCCTCCGGCCAGcagaagcgccgccgccgcaaggtGCAGGAGAGGAAGAAAG GGGTACCATGGACTGAGGAGGAGCACAAGAAATTCCTGGAAGGGCTGAGGCAGCTGGGGAAAGGGGACTGGAGAGGCATCTCCAAGAACTTTGTGACCAGCAGGACGGCGACTCAGGTGGCCAGCCACGCCCAGAAGTACTTCCTCCGGCAGACCAACCCTGGCAAAAAGAAGCGCCGGGCCAGCCTCTTTGATGTTGTTGCTGAGTGCAGTGATGATCAG CTTCCAAGTCCTCAGAGTGTTGGAACTAAGCCTCCTACCCAGGATATAATTCATACAGATCGCGGCGATGTCCCG ATACTAAGCTATCCAGTTGCTAGAGGCTTTAGAGGCGATAGCGTGCAG GTTGATGAACTAACTGAATATGTGAAGAGATTAAAGGCCGCCGAGGACATGTCGCTCTCCATGATCTCTGGACTGGAAATGGCATCATCATCCATCAGCAGTCTAGAGCTCAGTATCGCGCCTCCTCATTGCGCGATCGAGGCGGCCATCAAGGTGCTGTGA